Proteins encoded within one genomic window of Bradyrhizobium sp. CB1717:
- the lptF gene encoding LPS export ABC transporter permease LptF, producing the protein MGSIDRYIFRTTLASFALVLVSLTGVIWITQALRGIDLMTSQGQTILTFLGITSLVIPALVLIISPIALMIAISHTLNKLATDSEIIVMNAAGFSPFRLFYPFFYATCVVALLVAFIAAYLAPDGMRRIKQWDAEITADVLTNILQPGRFAQLDKNLTIRIRERQPGGILAGIFIDDRRDPNERVSIVAEQGEVVKNENGSFLVLKDGNLQRFEAGKRDPALVAFGRYGFDMSKFSGQGRDVTLGIRERYLWELFSPAEDDPVYKQIPGQFRSALHDSLLAPVYPFAFAVLTFAFLGAPRTTRQSRNFSIGSSILAVFGLRMAGFACSVMAVKSPEAVFVQYAMVVGAIGIGLWMIIGGIVVELPPRLMEAINKSNARIARLFGRPATA; encoded by the coding sequence ATGGGGTCAATCGATAGGTATATTTTCCGCACGACGCTGGCGTCGTTTGCGCTCGTCCTGGTCAGCCTCACCGGCGTGATCTGGATTACGCAGGCGTTGCGCGGCATCGACCTGATGACGAGCCAGGGTCAGACCATCCTCACCTTCCTCGGCATCACCAGCCTCGTCATTCCGGCGCTGGTCCTGATCATCTCGCCGATCGCGCTGATGATCGCGATCTCGCACACGCTGAACAAGCTCGCGACCGATTCCGAGATCATCGTGATGAATGCCGCCGGCTTCTCGCCGTTCCGGCTGTTCTATCCGTTCTTCTACGCCACCTGCGTGGTGGCGCTGCTGGTCGCCTTCATCGCGGCGTATCTTGCGCCCGACGGCATGCGCCGGATCAAGCAGTGGGACGCCGAGATCACCGCCGACGTGCTCACCAACATCCTCCAGCCCGGCCGCTTCGCCCAGCTCGACAAGAACCTGACGATCCGGATTCGCGAACGGCAGCCCGGCGGCATCCTTGCCGGCATCTTCATCGACGACCGCCGCGATCCGAATGAGCGCGTCTCGATCGTCGCCGAGCAGGGCGAGGTCGTGAAGAACGAGAACGGCTCCTTCCTGGTGCTGAAGGATGGCAATCTCCAGCGCTTCGAGGCCGGCAAGCGCGATCCCGCGCTGGTGGCGTTCGGCCGCTACGGCTTCGACATGTCCAAATTCTCGGGCCAGGGCCGCGACGTCACCCTCGGCATTCGCGAGCGCTATCTCTGGGAGCTGTTCTCGCCGGCCGAGGATGATCCCGTCTACAAGCAGATTCCCGGGCAGTTCCGCTCGGCCCTGCATGACAGCCTGTTGGCTCCGGTCTATCCCTTCGCCTTTGCCGTGCTGACCTTCGCCTTCCTGGGTGCGCCTCGCACCACTCGCCAGAGCCGCAACTTCTCGATCGGCTCCTCGATCCTCGCCGTGTTCGGCCTGCGCATGGCCGGCTTCGCCTGCTCGGTGATGGCGGTGAAATCGCCAGAGGCGGTGTTCGTTCAGTACGCAATGGTCGTCGGCGCCATCGGCATCGGGCTGTGGATGATCATCGGCGGCATCGTGGTCGAGCTGCCTCCCCGCCTCATGGAGGCCATCAACAAGTCCAACGCGCGCATTGCGCGGCTGTTCGGACGGCCGGCCACCGCATGA